A genomic region of Anaerolineales bacterium contains the following coding sequences:
- a CDS encoding FAD/NAD(P)-binding protein, protein MTIPLTKDVSSEALYLPTMMPIRSVRSLTPQEKLFQIETPAAETLGHTPGQFVKVSVLGIGEAPISISSSPSRSTSTFELCIRRAGSVTNALHGLGAGDEIGVRGPFGQGFPVDLFRGHDMLFIPGGLGLAPLRSLINEVLDHRDQFERVIVLYGARRPAELLFRDELDEWQAREDVELHLTVDQAEDDWRGNVGVITTLIPGIRLHSRNTIAVTCGPPVMYRFVLMELLGKGLSEWNIWLSLERRMKCGVGKCGHCQLDHLYTCQDGPAFPYAKIKYLKEAF, encoded by the coding sequence ATGACGATACCGCTCACTAAAGACGTAAGCAGCGAGGCGCTGTATCTGCCGACGATGATGCCGATCCGCAGCGTCCGCTCCCTTACGCCCCAGGAGAAATTGTTCCAAATTGAGACGCCGGCCGCCGAAACGCTGGGACACACGCCGGGCCAATTCGTCAAGGTTTCCGTCCTGGGAATCGGCGAGGCGCCGATCAGCATTTCCTCCTCACCCAGCCGAAGCACATCGACGTTCGAACTCTGCATCCGCCGTGCAGGATCGGTGACCAACGCCTTGCACGGATTGGGCGCCGGCGACGAAATCGGCGTTCGCGGCCCATTCGGGCAAGGTTTTCCGGTCGATCTCTTTCGCGGGCACGACATGCTCTTCATCCCCGGCGGCCTCGGCCTCGCACCGCTGCGTTCTCTGATCAACGAGGTTTTGGATCACCGCGATCAGTTCGAGCGCGTGATCGTGCTGTACGGCGCCCGGCGGCCTGCCGAACTTCTTTTTCGAGATGAATTGGACGAATGGCAGGCACGCGAAGACGTCGAACTGCATCTGACGGTCGATCAAGCGGAAGACGATTGGCGAGGCAACGTCGGTGTGATCACCACCTTGATCCCCGGCATTCGGCTGCATTCCAGGAACACCATCGCCGTGACATGCGGGCCGCCCGTAATGTACCGCTTCGTGTTGATGGAATTACTGGGCAAAGGCCTGTCGGAATGGAACATCTGGCTCAGCCTCGAACGCCGCATGAAATGCGGCGTCGGCAAATGCGGCCACTGTCAGCTCGATCACCTGTACACCTGCCAGGACGGTCCTGCCTTCCCTTATGCAAAAATCAAATACCTCAAGGAGGCTTTCTGA
- a CDS encoding hydrogenase maturation protease — MSKKCWLETLRGILADLEAHGRETRLAIIGIGHELCGDDGLGVAISQALEIVFQNHGHVQVFTAGPAPENLCGPLRWFAPDLVVLIDAADVAQKPGDIRWLDLQKTDGVSASTHTLPLRILADYLIAEIGCKIVLLGVQPAKLAYGPISEAVEESVRTIIQGFRGLLTFEPFLSRQTHRSTINR, encoded by the coding sequence ATGTCGAAGAAGTGTTGGCTGGAGACCTTGCGCGGGATTCTGGCTGATCTCGAAGCACACGGTCGTGAAACGCGATTGGCGATCATCGGGATCGGCCACGAGCTGTGTGGCGATGATGGCCTCGGCGTGGCGATCTCTCAAGCATTGGAAATCGTCTTTCAGAATCACGGCCACGTACAGGTATTCACTGCAGGTCCGGCGCCGGAGAATCTTTGCGGACCGCTGCGGTGGTTTGCTCCCGATCTCGTCGTGTTGATCGACGCCGCGGACGTCGCGCAGAAACCCGGGGATATCCGCTGGCTCGATCTGCAGAAGACCGACGGCGTGAGTGCTTCGACGCACACTCTCCCCCTGCGAATTTTGGCGGATTATCTGATCGCCGAAATCGGCTGCAAGATCGTCCTGCTGGGCGTTCAGCCGGCGAAACTTGCCTACGGGCCGATCTCCGAGGCCGTCGAAGAAAGCGTCCGGACGATCATCCAGGGCTTTCGCGGGCTGCTCACTTTCGAGCCATTCCTTTCCCGCCAAACGCATCGTTCAACGATTAACCGGTGA
- a CDS encoding Ni/Fe hydrogenase subunit alpha — protein MKAVKTKAIQIDIQHLTRAEGHGNIVVDFDNGELNKCALEIVEAPRFFEALMRGKPYRQASHIASRICGICAVTHATASLRASEKALGIVPSPQTTRLRKLNILGEMLDSHILHVYMLVAPDLLEVGSVIPLASSAPELVLRALKMKKVAGDLCQLIGGRHTHPISMVTGGFTHYPSRESLVELYDRLVDLRHEMDATVDTFQDLHFPEFENETEYLALHTEGEYCLIDGEIISSDGGSWPVEEYLEVTNETVVHHSTAKHSRNQRRSYLVGALARFNINFADLHPKARSAASALDLKPKCVNPYLNTVAQIVEMVHCVEEAIAILTRITREGLSVELPVVQKRPSGEGVGACEAPRGTLYHHYAIQDETISFANCITPTAQNLANIEADMRALVPQFCGQGKETLSRHLEMLVRAYDPCISCSTHALEVRFI, from the coding sequence ATGAAAGCAGTTAAAACGAAAGCCATCCAGATCGACATTCAGCATCTGACTCGTGCCGAAGGACACGGGAACATCGTCGTCGACTTCGACAACGGGGAACTCAACAAATGCGCACTCGAAATCGTCGAAGCGCCGCGCTTCTTCGAGGCGCTGATGCGCGGAAAGCCCTATCGGCAGGCCTCGCACATCGCCTCCCGCATCTGCGGGATCTGCGCGGTGACGCACGCAACTGCCTCGCTACGCGCCAGCGAAAAGGCACTGGGGATCGTGCCCAGCCCGCAAACCACGCGGCTGCGGAAACTCAACATTCTCGGTGAAATGCTAGACAGTCACATCCTGCACGTCTACATGCTCGTGGCTCCCGATTTGTTGGAAGTAGGGAGCGTCATCCCGCTGGCCAGCTCTGCACCCGAGCTCGTGCTGCGTGCGTTGAAAATGAAAAAAGTTGCCGGAGACCTATGCCAGCTCATCGGTGGACGCCACACCCATCCCATTTCGATGGTTACGGGCGGCTTCACGCATTATCCGTCAAGAGAAAGCCTGGTCGAACTCTATGATCGCCTGGTAGACCTGCGTCATGAGATGGATGCCACCGTCGACACGTTTCAAGACCTCCATTTCCCCGAATTCGAAAACGAGACGGAATACTTGGCCCTCCACACCGAGGGAGAATACTGCCTTATCGATGGAGAGATTATCAGCAGCGACGGTGGTTCCTGGCCGGTCGAGGAATACCTTGAGGTGACAAACGAAACCGTCGTTCACCACTCCACTGCAAAACACTCACGCAACCAACGCCGCTCCTACCTGGTCGGCGCGCTGGCAAGGTTCAACATCAATTTCGCCGACCTCCATCCGAAAGCCCGCTCTGCGGCTTCTGCGCTGGATTTGAAGCCGAAATGCGTCAATCCTTATCTCAACACCGTCGCGCAGATCGTAGAGATGGTCCATTGCGTGGAAGAAGCGATCGCCATTCTTACCCGGATCACGAGAGAAGGCCTGTCAGTCGAACTGCCCGTCGTACAGAAACGTCCTTCGGGCGAGGGTGTCGGCGCCTGCGAAGCCCCGCGCGGTACGCTCTACCACCACTACGCCATCCAGGACGAAACGATATCGTTTGCGAATTGCATCACGCCCACCGCACAGAATCTGGCCAACATCGAAGCGGACATGCGCGCCCTCGTACCGCAGTTCTGCGGACAAGGTAAAGAAACACTCAGCAGGCATTTGGAGATGCTGGTCAGAGCCTACGATCCGTGCATCTCTTGCTCGACACACGCTCTGGAGGTCCGTTTTATA
- a CDS encoding NADH-quinone oxidoreductase subunit H, which translates to MELNTISSELRNLFALAVFPGGCFLILLGLSYEWVDRKLLARFQNRIGPRWFQPFADTLKLLAKEEVIPENVDRRLFVGLPIVALTGALTAGLYIPVLGMKTTFGFPGDLIVTLYMLSLLTLCMGLAGANTLDRFSLIGATRTLNQLFSYESPFLLALLGPALFSGSWQISEIIASAGGRWLLLSQPVGFLAAMIALMGKLELPPFDAPEAETEIVAGALTEYSGRGLALFRLGKGVELVVGLTLVSALYLGGIDDPLTFFIKTLALLVIIVVIQALLTRLRIDQTVGLWWRYGALLVLLQWFVLILLQGSAT; encoded by the coding sequence ATGGAATTGAACACTATCAGCAGTGAACTGCGCAATCTGTTCGCGTTGGCCGTTTTCCCGGGAGGCTGCTTTCTCATCCTGCTCGGTCTGTCCTACGAGTGGGTGGATCGAAAGCTGTTGGCGCGTTTTCAGAACCGCATTGGCCCGCGTTGGTTTCAGCCGTTTGCCGACACGCTCAAATTGCTGGCGAAAGAAGAGGTGATCCCGGAGAACGTCGATCGGCGCCTGTTCGTCGGCCTCCCGATCGTCGCCCTGACCGGCGCGCTCACGGCCGGCCTTTACATTCCCGTCCTCGGCATGAAAACCACATTCGGTTTTCCCGGAGATCTGATCGTCACACTGTACATGCTGAGTCTGCTCACGCTTTGCATGGGTCTCGCCGGCGCAAATACGCTGGATCGCTTTTCTCTGATCGGAGCCACACGCACCCTGAATCAACTCTTCTCGTACGAATCGCCGTTCCTGCTGGCGCTCCTGGGTCCGGCGTTATTCAGCGGGAGCTGGCAGATCTCCGAGATCATCGCCTCGGCCGGAGGCCGTTGGCTGCTGCTGTCACAACCCGTTGGTTTTCTCGCGGCCATGATCGCCCTGATGGGAAAATTGGAACTCCCGCCCTTCGACGCGCCCGAAGCAGAAACGGAGATCGTCGCCGGAGCCCTGACGGAATATTCCGGCCGCGGATTGGCGCTCTTCCGCCTCGGGAAAGGCGTCGAACTGGTCGTTGGCCTGACGCTCGTCTCCGCACTCTATCTCGGAGGGATTGACGATCCGCTCACATTCTTTATCAAGACGCTGGCACTGCTCGTAATCATCGTCGTGATACAAGCGCTGCTTACCCGCCTGCGCATCGATCAAACCGTCGGACTTTGGTGGCGTTACGGAGCGCTGCTGGTCTTACTGCAGTGGTTCGTCTTGATTTTGCTGCAAGGGAGTGCAACATGA
- a CDS encoding 4Fe-4S binding protein, with the protein MKLAAMIGDIASAFVRPPITERYPFKRREIPLRLRGMLRWDSENCIGCGLCAKDCPAAAIELIVLDKKAKRFVMRYHPDRCTFCAQCVFSCRQECLSLSNTEWELAVTQKAELIRNYGDEQDVEEVLAGDLARDSG; encoded by the coding sequence ATGAAACTCGCCGCAATGATCGGGGACATCGCCTCCGCTTTCGTCCGTCCTCCGATTACCGAACGATACCCATTCAAACGTCGTGAGATCCCGCTGCGGTTGCGCGGCATGCTTCGTTGGGATTCGGAAAACTGCATCGGCTGCGGACTTTGCGCCAAGGACTGTCCAGCTGCGGCAATCGAATTGATCGTCCTCGACAAGAAAGCGAAGCGCTTCGTCATGCGCTACCACCCCGACCGCTGTACGTTCTGCGCGCAGTGCGTCTTCAGCTGTCGCCAGGAATGCCTGTCGCTGTCGAACACGGAGTGGGAACTGGCGGTCACGCAGAAAGCTGAGCTTATCCGTAACTATGGTGACGAACAAGATGTCGAAGAAGTGTTGGCTGGAGACCTTGCGCGGGATTCTGGCTGA
- a CDS encoding 4Fe-4S dicluster domain-containing protein gives MCLYTVAKKSFSSWIGSLIGRYRFVGPTARRDDFVFAEMTDAALLALDYTTTVLPPKKILLPPRETLLEFEKGTQGTRVTPIFDDRTTIIFGMHTCDLHAVRLVDRFFEQGAADQTYLRRRAATTIVSIECLQPCSPYSFCKSMGTYTIQEEYDLHLTDIGNAYVCEVGSDKGSALIDLCPDARQTRGSEIIEMNRTLSEKWSRFPDHLEADLNTLPSIMTLCYENPLWRELGERCLGCGVCNIVCPTCYCFDVVDEVALDLQHGERYRIWDSCQIDAFAAVAGGHNFRRERSDRLRHRFMHKAKYQYEALGYPGCVGCGRCAQSCLAEISPLDVFNRLHHAVIPGAAIHEELVR, from the coding sequence ATGTGTCTATACACGGTGGCTAAAAAATCGTTTTCGTCATGGATCGGATCTCTCATCGGCCGCTACCGTTTCGTGGGTCCGACCGCTCGCCGGGATGACTTCGTGTTTGCCGAGATGACCGACGCTGCGCTTCTGGCTCTCGATTACACGACCACGGTACTTCCACCCAAAAAAATCTTGCTGCCCCCAAGAGAGACGCTGCTCGAATTCGAAAAAGGCACGCAGGGCACACGGGTCACGCCGATTTTTGACGATCGAACGACCATCATCTTTGGCATGCACACCTGTGACCTGCACGCCGTTCGACTCGTCGATCGTTTCTTCGAACAGGGTGCTGCGGATCAAACCTACCTGCGTAGAAGAGCGGCCACAACGATCGTCAGCATCGAATGTCTGCAACCGTGTTCGCCGTACTCTTTTTGTAAGAGCATGGGTACGTACACCATTCAGGAAGAATACGACCTGCACCTCACGGACATCGGAAACGCATATGTATGCGAGGTGGGTTCCGATAAAGGATCTGCGCTGATCGATCTGTGTCCGGACGCACGCCAGACCAGGGGGAGCGAAATCATCGAAATGAACCGTACGCTCAGCGAAAAATGGAGTCGCTTTCCCGATCACCTGGAAGCGGATCTCAACACGCTGCCCAGTATCATGACACTCTGCTACGAGAACCCCCTCTGGCGGGAGCTTGGCGAGCGGTGTTTGGGATGCGGTGTGTGCAACATCGTTTGCCCGACCTGCTACTGTTTCGACGTGGTCGACGAGGTCGCGCTCGACCTGCAGCACGGCGAACGCTATCGTATTTGGGATTCCTGCCAAATCGACGCTTTCGCGGCTGTCGCAGGGGGGCACAATTTCCGCCGCGAGCGCTCCGATCGTCTGCGGCATCGCTTCATGCACAAGGCGAAATATCAATACGAAGCTTTGGGATACCCCGGCTGCGTTGGTTGCGGAAGGTGCGCGCAATCATGTTTGGCGGAAATTTCGCCCCTCGACGTGTTCAACCGCCTGCATCACGCCGTCATTCCCGGCGCCGCCATTCATGAGGAGCTGGTCCGATGA